One Deinococcus sp. LM3 genomic region harbors:
- the pta gene encoding phosphate acetyltransferase, whose amino-acid sequence MKTLFVAPTRNGVGLSSTALGLTRALERQGLKVAFLKPIAQTHEARTDDSVHFARTLAHLPTPDPITLTHAEEQLSLGAEEDLMEEVVTLARQVTGGGADVLIVEGLALNERNVYAGALNASLARNLEADTVLVSSLAGVGAAELADELEISAQAYRRSDGSGLSGYVLNFAPPGLDFGTLMAELRARSRVLSGGTLPLLGVVSQSGGLNAPRTLDVARHLGAEIVNEGEAGLRRVTSTVVTARTVPKMAHLFVPGALVVTPGDREDVIMAAALSHLSGVPLAGLMFTSGSAPEESIERLCRAALGSSLPVLRVNTNSFETASRLSRLDPRVPHDDTQRMDRVLDFIADRLDTGTLVARLRVPDVAGDRRLPPSAFRYELIQKARAAARRIVLPEGDEPRTVKAAIRCTEKGIARCVLLADPERVRQVAEGQGLTLPDGLEILHPDSIRARYVEPMVELRRSKGLTAPQAEAQLEDTVVLGTMMLALGEVDGLVSGAIHTTANTVRPALQLIKTAPGSRLVSSVFFMLMPEQVLVYGDAAINPNPNAEELADIAIQSADSAQAFGITPRVAMLSYSTGESGSGEDVEKVKAATALVRERRPDLLVDGPMQYDAASVLSVGQAKAPGSPVAGRATVFIFPDLNTGNTTYKAVQRAAGVIAVGPMLQGLRKPVNDLSRGALVDDIVYTIALTAIQATQGKVDG is encoded by the coding sequence ATGAAAACACTGTTCGTCGCACCGACCCGGAACGGCGTGGGCCTGAGCAGCACGGCGCTGGGCCTGACCCGCGCGCTGGAACGCCAGGGGCTGAAGGTGGCGTTCCTGAAACCCATCGCGCAGACGCATGAGGCCCGCACGGACGACAGCGTGCATTTCGCGCGGACGCTGGCGCATCTGCCCACGCCCGACCCGATCACCCTGACGCACGCCGAGGAGCAGCTGAGTCTGGGCGCCGAGGAGGATCTGATGGAGGAGGTCGTCACCCTGGCCCGGCAGGTCACGGGGGGCGGCGCGGACGTGCTGATCGTGGAGGGCCTCGCCCTGAACGAACGGAACGTGTACGCCGGGGCGCTGAACGCCAGCCTCGCGCGGAACCTGGAGGCGGACACGGTCCTGGTGTCCAGTCTGGCGGGGGTGGGCGCGGCGGAACTGGCCGATGAGCTGGAGATCTCGGCGCAGGCGTACCGCCGCAGCGACGGCTCGGGCCTCAGTGGGTACGTGCTGAACTTCGCGCCGCCGGGTCTGGATTTCGGGACGCTGATGGCGGAGCTGCGTGCCCGCAGCCGCGTGCTGAGCGGCGGGACGTTGCCGCTGCTGGGCGTGGTGTCGCAGTCGGGCGGCCTGAACGCGCCGCGCACGCTGGACGTGGCCCGCCACCTGGGGGCCGAGATCGTGAACGAGGGCGAGGCGGGCCTGCGCCGCGTGACGAGTACGGTCGTCACGGCGCGCACCGTGCCGAAGATGGCGCACCTGTTCGTGCCGGGCGCGCTGGTCGTCACGCCCGGCGACCGGGAGGACGTGATCATGGCGGCGGCCCTGTCGCACCTGAGCGGCGTGCCGCTGGCGGGGCTGATGTTCACGTCCGGCAGCGCCCCGGAGGAGAGCATCGAGCGGCTGTGCCGGGCGGCGCTGGGCAGCTCCCTGCCCGTGCTGCGCGTGAACACCAACTCGTTCGAGACGGCCTCGCGCCTCTCGCGGCTGGACCCGCGCGTCCCGCACGACGACACGCAGCGCATGGACCGCGTGCTGGACTTCATCGCGGACCGGCTGGATACCGGCACGCTGGTCGCGCGGCTGCGCGTGCCGGACGTCGCCGGGGACCGCCGCCTGCCGCCCAGCGCCTTCCGCTACGAACTGATCCAGAAGGCCCGCGCCGCCGCCAGACGCATCGTGCTGCCCGAGGGCGATGAGCCGCGCACCGTGAAGGCCGCCATCCGCTGCACGGAGAAAGGCATCGCGCGGTGCGTGCTGCTGGCCGACCCGGAACGCGTGCGACAGGTGGCCGAGGGGCAGGGCCTGACGCTGCCCGACGGTCTGGAGATCCTGCACCCGGATTCCATCCGCGCGCGCTACGTGGAACCCATGGTGGAACTGCGCCGCAGCAAGGGCCTGACTGCCCCGCAGGCGGAAGCGCAACTGGAGGACACGGTGGTGCTGGGCACCATGATGCTCGCGCTGGGCGAGGTGGACGGCCTGGTGTCCGGCGCGATCCACACGACCGCGAACACCGTGCGGCCCGCCCTGCAACTCATCAAGACCGCGCCCGGCTCGCGGCTGGTCAGCTCGGTGTTCTTCATGCTGATGCCCGAACAGGTCCTCGTGTACGGCGACGCGGCCATCAACCCCAACCCGAACGCCGAGGAACTCGCGGACATCGCCATCCAGAGCGCCGACAGCGCCCAGGCCTTCGGGATCACGCCGCGGGTCGCCATGCTGTCCTACTCGACTGGCGAGTCCGGCAGCGGCGAGGACGTCGAGAAGGTCAAGGCCGCCACCGCCCTGGTGCGCGAACGCCGCCCGGACCTGCTGGTCGACGGCCCCATGCAGTACGACGCCGCCAGCGTCCTGTCCGTCGGGCAGGCCAAGGCCCCCGGCAGTCCCGTCGCGGGCCGCGCCACCGTGTTCATCTT